A region of Ignavibacteriota bacterium DNA encodes the following proteins:
- a CDS encoding divalent-cation tolerance protein CutA encodes MKNESNDYKIVYVTTSSIDSASHISKILVNENLAACCTVLPNAISYFQWDNSINERHECLIMIKTTNARLQFLMNRVKELHHDEVPEIIAVEIQDGFKPYLDWISDTLPSSFNN; translated from the coding sequence ATGAAGAATGAATCAAATGATTACAAAATTGTCTATGTTACAACAAGTTCGATAGACAGTGCTTCACATATATCAAAAATTTTGGTAAATGAAAATCTAGCAGCGTGCTGCACTGTTTTACCCAATGCTATATCTTATTTCCAGTGGGACAATTCAATTAATGAAAGGCACGAATGTTTGATTATGATTAAAACAACAAATGCTCGTCTTCAATTTTTGATGAACAGGGTAAAAGAGCTTCATCATGATGAAGTTCCTGAGATTATAGCTGTTGAAATTCAGGATGGATTTAAGCCTTATCTTGACTGGATTAGTGATACACTGCCTTCTTCATTCAATAATTAA
- a CDS encoding FAD-dependent thymidylate synthase, translating into MNINVKEYIEKEIKCLDKGFVRLIDVMGDDAAIVQSARVSYGKGTKSVNEDRGLIRYLMRHKHTSPFEMVEFKFHVKLPIFIARQWIRHRTANVNEYSGRYSEMKDEFYVPEISEIRTQSTINKQGRADESLPEESTSRILEILNNRNSQSFSEYSEMLELGLAREIARINLPLSNYTEWYWKIDLHNLFHFLRLRIDSHAQYEIQVYGNAIAEIVKAAVPMAWEAFEDYILNSEMFSSIEMKAIKELIGNDIPDVEKLVSMGLSKREAAEFLKKLE; encoded by the coding sequence ATGAATATTAATGTCAAAGAATATATCGAAAAAGAAATAAAATGCCTTGACAAAGGCTTTGTAAGATTGATAGATGTTATGGGCGATGATGCCGCAATAGTCCAGTCTGCGAGAGTTTCCTACGGTAAGGGAACAAAATCTGTCAATGAAGACCGGGGATTAATTAGATACTTAATGCGCCACAAACACACATCTCCATTCGAGATGGTGGAATTTAAATTCCATGTCAAACTTCCAATATTTATTGCACGTCAGTGGATTCGACATCGCACAGCAAATGTAAATGAATATAGTGGAAGATACAGCGAAATGAAAGATGAATTCTATGTGCCGGAGATTTCAGAAATCAGGACTCAAAGCACAATCAACAAACAAGGACGCGCCGATGAAAGTCTCCCTGAAGAATCAACTTCAAGAATTTTAGAGATTCTGAATAACCGAAATTCTCAGTCATTTTCAGAATATTCTGAAATGCTTGAATTAGGACTTGCAAGAGAAATTGCAAGAATTAATCTGCCGCTTTCAAATTATACTGAATGGTACTGGAAAATTGACCTGCATAACTTATTTCATTTCCTAAGACTTAGAATTGATTCTCATGCTCAGTACGAAATTCAGGTTTATGGTAATGCTATCGCTGAAATTGTAAAGGCTGCCGTTCCAATGGCATGGGAAGCCTTTGAAGATTATATACTAAATTCCGAGATGTTTAGCAGTATTGAAATGAAAGCAATTAAGGAGTTAATTGGAAATGATATTCCCGATGTCGAAAAATTGGTAAGCATGGGATTATCAAAGCGTGAGGCTGCTGAATTTTTAAAAAAATTAGAATAA
- a CDS encoding glycosyltransferase, which produces MHYINPKNKIITENQSLNNLSQSLVIKKRINSNIPSFSIIVPVYQEEKLIESHLKLFSLDLRKKYNFDLIVSDGGSTDDTVKIASELADIVVVHNSPERQTIAAGRNRGADCSKADILVFLNVDSIPENIDKFIQIIIDFSDKEGKFKNIGGIACNVGGFPDEVLLKDKIFYFLHNNYVHLLNLLGLGMGRGECQIVRRSTFEKVGGYNDSIVAGEDFDLYRRISKVSKIKFLRELLILESPRRFRKYGYIRTILFWLMNSLSVWWFGKSVSKEWEAVR; this is translated from the coding sequence TTGCATTACATCAATCCCAAAAATAAAATTATTACAGAAAATCAATCATTGAATAATTTGAGTCAGTCATTAGTAATTAAAAAGCGAATAAACAGTAATATTCCTTCTTTTAGCATAATCGTTCCTGTATATCAGGAAGAGAAGCTGATTGAATCACACCTCAAATTATTTTCTTTAGATTTGAGAAAAAAGTATAATTTTGATTTAATCGTTAGCGATGGCGGAAGTACAGACGATACAGTTAAAATTGCTAGTGAGCTGGCTGATATTGTTGTCGTTCATAATTCACCTGAAAGGCAAACTATTGCTGCAGGAAGAAATCGTGGTGCCGATTGCTCAAAAGCAGATATACTTGTATTTTTGAACGTTGATTCTATACCTGAAAATATTGATAAATTCATTCAAATAATTATTGATTTCTCTGATAAAGAAGGTAAATTCAAAAATATTGGTGGTATAGCTTGCAATGTAGGCGGATTTCCAGATGAAGTTCTACTCAAAGACAAAATATTCTATTTTTTGCATAATAATTATGTTCATCTCTTGAATTTATTAGGTCTGGGAATGGGTAGGGGAGAATGTCAAATAGTAAGACGAAGCACGTTCGAAAAGGTCGGTGGATATAATGATTCAATCGTCGCCGGTGAAGATTTCGACTTATACAGACGCATTTCAAAAGTATCGAAAATTAAATTTCTGAGAGAATTGCTTATACTTGAGTCGCCAAGAAGATTCCGAAAATATGGCTATATCAGGACAATCCTTTTTTGGCTAATGAATTCATTATCTGTATGGTGGTTTGGAAAATCTGTATCAAAAGAATGGGAAGCAGTAAGATAG
- the radC gene encoding DNA repair protein RadC: MPIKHWQEDDRPRERLIKFGAKSLSDSELIAILIGFGKAGKTAIDIARELVENFGSITELAKSDVAQLKKFEGIGVAKAVSIAAAFEISRRVVVNPFNSKKKLQNSDDIAEYYFPRLRDLRIEIFRILLLNSSNQIIKEAIITEGILNQTLVHPREVFRPAIIESAASIVLIHNHPSGNPEPSVEDKRITDRLVETGNVIGIKVLDHLIFGSNDYYSFKNAGLI; this comes from the coding sequence ATGCCCATCAAACATTGGCAGGAAGATGACAGACCACGTGAAAGACTGATAAAATTCGGAGCAAAATCTCTTTCGGACTCAGAACTGATTGCGATTCTTATTGGTTTCGGCAAAGCAGGAAAAACTGCAATTGATATTGCCCGTGAGCTTGTTGAGAACTTTGGCAGTATTACAGAGCTCGCCAAAAGTGATGTGGCACAGCTCAAGAAGTTTGAGGGAATAGGTGTAGCAAAAGCCGTAAGCATTGCCGCTGCTTTTGAGATTTCAAGACGTGTTGTAGTGAATCCATTCAATTCAAAGAAAAAGCTTCAAAATTCAGATGATATCGCCGAGTATTATTTCCCGAGACTAAGGGATTTGAGAATTGAAATATTCAGAATTCTGCTGTTGAATTCAAGCAATCAAATAATTAAGGAGGCAATTATCACTGAAGGCATTTTAAATCAGACTCTTGTGCATCCCCGTGAAGTTTTCAGACCTGCAATAATTGAATCAGCTGCTTCTATTGTGCTAATTCACAATCATCCTTCAGGCAATCCCGAACCTTCAGTTGAAGATAAAAGAATTACTGACAGACTTGTTGAAACAGGAAATGTAATCGGCATTAAAGTCCTTGACCATCTCATATTTGGAAGTAATGATTATTACAGCTTTAAAAATGCAGGTTTGATTTAA
- the sucB gene encoding 2-oxoglutarate dehydrogenase, E2 component, dihydrolipoamide succinyltransferase, giving the protein MKIEVVMPKMGESLQEGTITKWLKKEGEIVERDEMILEISTDKVDTEVPSPNAGVLSKILVQEQETVEVGTPIAIIETDASAVAETNSEPPKPQEVKAPEPTPQPTPEVVPEAPQTAPASGNTIDVVMPKMGESLQEGTVIKWLKKVGEVVERDEMILEISTDKVDTEVPSPVSGTIVEILANEGDTVEVGVVIARISTGASSVATPSTKEEAPKAETKPEPSPSAKTSAPEVVIPVSGGTTEIPSRMGDNFYSPLVRAMAKDSGVTLEELQQIQGTGIQGRVTKEDLNKYIANRGTAKSQATPATAQASATVKPATSTASVPAAPKAPVINLPSGDDVEIIPMDRIRQLISDHMVYSKHTSAHVTSVAEVDVTNLVNFRNKYKDKFEKQEGFKLTYTPFFVQAAVDAIRQFPMVNVSVDGKNIIRHKRINLGVATALPDGNLIVPVIKNAEVLNITGLARSVYDLATRARNKKLVPDEIQGGTFTLTNVGTFGTLFGTPVINQPQCGIFGVGAIKKRAVVKEVEGNDLILVRHMMYCSITYDHRVIDGMLAGQTLAAFVKALENMNENTITL; this is encoded by the coding sequence ATGAAAATTGAAGTAGTAATGCCTAAAATGGGCGAGTCTCTTCAAGAAGGTACTATAACCAAATGGCTAAAAAAAGAAGGCGAAATTGTAGAACGCGACGAGATGATTCTCGAAATATCAACAGATAAAGTTGATACAGAAGTTCCATCACCAAACGCGGGGGTTTTATCAAAAATTTTAGTTCAAGAACAAGAAACTGTCGAAGTTGGTACACCCATAGCTATAATTGAGACTGATGCTTCAGCAGTTGCTGAAACGAATTCGGAGCCACCAAAACCTCAGGAAGTAAAAGCACCTGAGCCAACTCCACAACCAACACCTGAAGTAGTTCCTGAAGCGCCACAAACTGCACCTGCAAGTGGCAATACAATTGATGTGGTTATGCCTAAAATGGGCGAGTCTCTTCAGGAAGGAACTGTTATCAAATGGCTAAAAAAAGTTGGTGAAGTTGTTGAACGTGACGAAATGATACTTGAAATTTCTACAGATAAAGTTGACACAGAAGTACCTTCTCCTGTCTCCGGAACAATTGTGGAAATATTAGCAAACGAAGGTGATACTGTCGAGGTCGGCGTTGTAATTGCTCGTATTTCAACAGGTGCTTCCTCAGTCGCGACACCATCTACTAAAGAAGAAGCACCCAAAGCTGAAACAAAGCCTGAACCTTCACCTTCTGCTAAAACATCTGCACCTGAAGTTGTTATTCCTGTAAGTGGCGGTACAACAGAAATACCAAGTAGAATGGGCGATAATTTCTATTCTCCTCTTGTACGTGCTATGGCGAAAGACAGCGGTGTAACACTCGAAGAATTACAGCAAATACAAGGCACCGGCATTCAGGGCAGAGTAACAAAAGAAGATTTAAATAAATATATTGCTAATCGCGGAACAGCAAAATCACAAGCAACTCCTGCAACAGCACAAGCATCAGCTACAGTTAAACCTGCGACTTCGACAGCAAGTGTTCCTGCTGCACCAAAAGCACCTGTGATTAATCTGCCTTCTGGTGATGATGTTGAAATCATTCCGATGGATAGAATTCGCCAGCTAATTTCTGACCACATGGTTTATTCCAAGCATACTTCAGCACACGTTACAAGTGTTGCGGAAGTTGATGTTACAAACCTTGTTAATTTCAGAAATAAATATAAAGATAAATTTGAAAAGCAGGAAGGTTTCAAACTCACTTATACTCCATTCTTTGTACAGGCTGCTGTTGATGCAATTCGTCAGTTCCCTATGGTTAATGTCAGTGTTGATGGCAAGAATATCATACGTCATAAAAGAATCAACTTAGGTGTAGCAACTGCTTTGCCTGATGGAAACCTAATAGTACCTGTAATTAAGAATGCAGAAGTGCTTAATATTACCGGTCTTGCTCGCTCTGTATATGATTTGGCTACCCGTGCAAGAAACAAGAAACTTGTTCCTGATGAAATTCAGGGTGGTACTTTCACTTTGACTAATGTTGGCACATTCGGTACTTTATTCGGAACACCTGTAATCAACCAGCCACAGTGCGGCATTTTTGGTGTCGGAGCTATAAAGAAACGTGCAGTAGTGAAAGAAGTCGAAGGCAATGATTTAATCTTGGTTCGCCACATGATGTACTGCTCAATTACTTATGATCACAGAGTAATTGACGGTATGTTAGCAGGTCAGACACTTGCGGCATTCGTAAAAGCACTTGAAAATATGAACGAAAATACTATTACTTTGTAA
- a CDS encoding DMT family transporter, translated as MKPWKAELALLSVTFLWGGTFLFTKIGLDDCTPSTFIILRFMLALSLSLIFFGKSLTSISPETIKQGIILGLLFGGGFILQTYGLKYTTVSKSAFITGMTVPITPFVFKLIQKTSINFWSKVGVVVATMGLYIFTRPDFDNINPGDLLTLMSTFFWAFYITYMDKFTKGSTEKNKTHQLVFLQFLAALPPAIITLLAIELPTFSFNLTPSLITALAYNGILASFLVTIIHTSVQRYTTPVKAALIFSLEPIVANVLAIIVINEILNSREYSGAAILFSGLLISELGPYLQKLIKKRRFR; from the coding sequence TTGAAACCCTGGAAGGCAGAATTAGCTCTTCTATCAGTTACCTTTTTGTGGGGAGGAACATTCCTTTTCACAAAAATCGGATTGGATGATTGTACACCTTCCACATTTATAATTCTTCGTTTTATGTTAGCACTTAGTCTTTCATTGATTTTCTTTGGAAAAAGTCTCACATCAATCAGCCCGGAAACCATTAAGCAGGGTATAATTTTAGGGCTATTATTTGGTGGCGGCTTCATTCTTCAGACTTACGGATTGAAATACACTACAGTATCAAAGTCTGCATTCATAACTGGTATGACGGTACCAATAACGCCTTTTGTGTTCAAATTAATCCAGAAAACAAGCATAAATTTCTGGTCAAAAGTCGGAGTGGTAGTCGCAACTATGGGTTTGTACATTTTCACAAGGCCTGATTTTGATAACATCAATCCCGGAGACTTGCTTACTCTGATGTCCACATTTTTCTGGGCTTTTTATATCACATATATGGATAAATTCACAAAAGGAAGCACAGAAAAAAATAAAACTCACCAACTTGTATTTTTGCAGTTTTTGGCGGCTTTACCGCCCGCAATCATAACTTTACTTGCTATTGAACTGCCGACCTTTTCGTTTAATCTTACTCCGAGTTTGATCACAGCACTTGCTTATAATGGGATTCTGGCTTCATTTTTAGTGACGATAATTCATACATCTGTACAACGATATACAACACCTGTTAAAGCGGCGCTGATATTTTCGTTAGAGCCGATTGTTGCTAATGTTTTAGCTATTATAGTAATTAACGAGATTTTAAACAGCAGGGAATATTCCGGGGCAGCAATTTTATTTTCCGGTCTATTGATATCGGAATTGGGTCCATATTTGCAGAAGTTGATAAAAAAACGCCGATTTAGATAA
- a CDS encoding acyl-CoA dehydrogenase family protein, which translates to MNRNLTEDQILLRNTVRKFSEDVIKPVAGEYDEKEEFSYDITQQMAEMGFLGAFLPEEYGGSSLDYVSYIIMVEELARVDGSHAATIAAHNSLGTGPLYYFGSKEQKEKYLPLLAGGNLWGFGLTEPEAGSDAGNTQTRAYEDDGDWIVNGSKIFITNGATDVTLGSTVLAVSGQQPDGRKEFTCIIIENDTPGFEARTMKGKMMWRASNTSELYFQDCRVPASNTLGKKGDGFKQMLSTLDNGRLSIAAMGLGLAQGAYELALKYSKERKTFGRAISTYQANAFKLADIEMGLELARTYLYDVCRMLDKGEKITKEGAIAKLYCSELAHMAANHCVQILGGYGLMKEYGAERFYRDQKLLEIGEGTSEIQRLVISRLIGCYD; encoded by the coding sequence ATCAATCGGAATTTAACTGAAGACCAGATATTATTAAGAAATACTGTCAGGAAATTTTCAGAGGATGTAATTAAGCCTGTAGCAGGTGAATATGATGAAAAAGAAGAATTCTCTTATGACATCACCCAACAGATGGCTGAAATGGGATTTTTAGGTGCATTCCTTCCTGAAGAATACGGAGGAAGTTCCTTGGATTATGTATCTTATATAATTATGGTTGAAGAACTTGCCCGTGTAGATGGTTCACATGCTGCAACGATAGCAGCACATAATTCGCTTGGAACAGGTCCACTTTATTATTTTGGTAGTAAAGAGCAAAAAGAAAAATATCTTCCCTTACTTGCCGGGGGAAATCTGTGGGGATTCGGTCTTACAGAGCCCGAAGCTGGTTCAGATGCAGGAAATACTCAAACCCGGGCATACGAAGATGATGGCGATTGGATAGTAAACGGCTCAAAAATATTTATAACCAATGGCGCTACAGATGTTACTTTGGGCTCTACTGTACTCGCAGTTTCAGGTCAGCAACCTGATGGAAGAAAAGAGTTTACATGTATAATAATTGAAAATGATACACCGGGTTTTGAAGCACGAACTATGAAAGGTAAAATGATGTGGCGTGCATCAAATACAAGTGAGCTGTATTTTCAGGATTGCCGCGTGCCTGCGAGTAATACTCTGGGGAAAAAAGGTGATGGCTTTAAGCAAATGCTCTCAACTCTCGACAACGGCAGACTTTCTATTGCCGCTATGGGACTTGGTCTTGCTCAGGGTGCATATGAACTTGCCCTGAAATATTCAAAAGAAAGAAAAACATTCGGAAGAGCTATATCCACATATCAGGCAAATGCTTTCAAATTGGCTGATATTGAAATGGGATTGGAATTAGCACGAACTTACCTTTATGATGTATGTCGTATGCTTGATAAAGGTGAGAAAATCACCAAAGAAGGTGCTATAGCAAAATTATATTGCTCAGAGCTTGCTCATATGGCTGCTAATCACTGTGTGCAAATTCTTGGAGGTTACGGACTTATGAAAGAATACGGCGCTGAGAGATTTTACCGCGACCAGAAGCTACTTGAGATTGGTGAGGGTACTTCCGAAATTCAAAGATTGGTTATTTCACGATTAATTGGTTGTTATGATTAA
- a CDS encoding hydroxymethylglutaryl-CoA lyase, producing MLKLIECPRDAMQGLTKIVPTELKIQYINALLKVGFDTIDFGSFVSTKAVPQMHDTIDVIKNLDLNDSYSALLAIVANLRGAEQAIFFDEIDYIGFPFSVSETFQQRNANSSIEQSLLRVEEINNLCVQNNRELVVYLSMAFGNPYGDPWNEEIVAGWAEKLADVGIHTIALSDTVGVSTPESISRLFTTLILEFDFVEFGAHLHSNPSNSQGIIKAAYEAGCRRFDSAMMGFGGCPMAEDSLTGNIATETLIDFLGNMNEDCGLDLDALEYAKKIAARIFGHY from the coding sequence ATGTTGAAACTTATTGAATGTCCTCGGGACGCTATGCAAGGGCTTACCAAAATTGTCCCTACAGAACTTAAGATACAATATATCAATGCTCTACTTAAGGTAGGCTTTGATACAATTGATTTTGGTTCTTTCGTATCTACAAAAGCTGTTCCTCAAATGCATGATACTATTGATGTCATTAAGAATCTTGATTTGAATGACTCATATTCTGCACTTTTGGCTATTGTTGCCAACTTAAGAGGAGCTGAGCAGGCTATATTTTTTGATGAAATTGATTACATAGGTTTTCCGTTTTCAGTTTCAGAAACATTTCAGCAACGAAATGCAAATTCTTCTATTGAGCAGTCCCTGCTCAGGGTCGAAGAGATAAATAACCTTTGTGTTCAGAATAATCGGGAACTTGTGGTTTATCTGTCTATGGCATTTGGTAATCCTTACGGAGATCCCTGGAATGAGGAAATAGTTGCCGGGTGGGCTGAAAAGCTTGCTGATGTCGGTATTCATACTATTGCCCTATCCGATACAGTTGGAGTATCAACTCCTGAATCAATTTCGAGATTATTCACAACACTTATACTCGAGTTTGATTTTGTTGAATTTGGCGCTCATTTGCATTCAAACCCTTCAAATTCACAAGGGATAATCAAAGCAGCCTATGAAGCCGGATGCAGAAGATTTGATTCAGCGATGATGGGATTTGGAGGCTGTCCGATGGCTGAGGATTCACTAACCGGAAATATTGCCACTGAAACTCTGATAGATTTTTTGGGGAATATGAATGAAGATTGTGGACTTGATTTAGATGCACTTGAATATGCTAAAAAAATTGCCGCAAGAATTTTTGGTCATTATTAA
- a CDS encoding T9SS type A sorting domain-containing protein — translation MKKAIYLLIFFSFLAVLKGQPDLTSNSIPQVGEKYTIIDCDTTGITEGESGASKVWDFSKILILPGDEARSYNSIISAPSGIKSEFFQEADYALRSEGGDTYFKTNSNRIERLGVGFESGQEVLNNTEIYYSLPFAFQSDFNDLFSGQIKTNADGIDVTVNRGGMSKAYVDSYGTLILPDGTFQNVLRVRIDQTIYDTIPPSVSGAPQIINITETTNYLWMNDQYKFGLLNISYVKSSQIMFGTVINTTNTKNIWILDEMPEVQDYLTIPSITKPINNSEGLELPLTIEWTESELIKSGSIRNEILQNISYDLQVTTDPNFTAENLIFNYEVATGTSFVFNENINSIYLYMRVNAKSGDLQSGWSEIVSVQLTEQDNYLTTPEFTSPENGAELTELPVVLEWSQSQIMPEGTSDNIEYVVELSIEPTFSNPETIEEVEVGNQTSLEIDYNLPTFTYYARVKAVSGELTSPWSEVLSFDFISNTETPETPTLLSPENGAVDLEYESLTFVWESDEVGVIFQFKVWNDMESLELYVGEDKFFEAENILQPNTTYFWSVRADRDFSDTSDWAEPWTFTTKNPASVKDSEFNSPNLTLLPNPAIDAVNISFTLETQDKVGLRIVSLDGSTLYNSSLGTLNAGQHNNNIDISGFAAGAYYVILEGSKVKYIKSIIKQ, via the coding sequence ATGAAAAAAGCAATTTACTTGCTGATATTTTTTTCTTTTTTGGCAGTGTTGAAAGGGCAACCTGATTTGACATCAAACAGCATCCCACAGGTTGGTGAAAAATATACAATTATAGATTGTGATACAACCGGAATAACAGAAGGTGAAAGTGGGGCTTCAAAAGTTTGGGATTTCAGTAAAATATTGATATTACCGGGTGATGAGGCAAGGAGTTATAATTCAATTATTTCAGCTCCGTCAGGAATTAAATCTGAGTTTTTTCAGGAAGCTGACTATGCTTTAAGAAGTGAAGGTGGAGATACTTATTTCAAAACGAATTCAAACAGAATCGAGAGATTAGGAGTGGGATTTGAATCAGGTCAAGAGGTTCTCAATAATACTGAAATATATTACTCATTACCCTTTGCATTTCAAAGTGATTTCAACGATTTATTTTCAGGTCAAATCAAAACAAATGCTGACGGAATAGATGTTACAGTGAACAGAGGTGGAATGTCGAAGGCTTATGTAGACTCTTACGGTACTTTGATTTTACCGGATGGAACTTTCCAGAATGTATTAAGAGTTAGAATTGACCAAACTATCTATGATACAATTCCTCCTAGTGTTTCAGGAGCACCTCAAATTATAAACATAACCGAGACTACTAATTATCTATGGATGAATGATCAATATAAATTTGGTCTTTTGAACATTTCTTATGTAAAAAGTTCTCAAATTATGTTTGGAACTGTAATAAACACCACAAATACAAAAAATATTTGGATACTTGACGAAATGCCTGAAGTTCAGGACTATTTAACTATTCCGTCAATTACAAAGCCAATAAATAACAGTGAAGGGTTGGAACTTCCTCTAACAATTGAGTGGACTGAATCTGAATTAATTAAATCAGGTTCAATAAGGAATGAAATACTGCAGAATATTTCCTATGACTTGCAGGTTACCACTGACCCCAACTTTACAGCGGAGAATTTGATATTTAATTATGAAGTAGCAACAGGCACAAGTTTTGTATTTAATGAAAATATTAATTCAATTTATCTTTATATGCGTGTCAATGCCAAATCGGGTGATTTACAAAGCGGCTGGTCTGAAATTGTAAGTGTTCAATTGACAGAACAAGATAACTACCTGACTACTCCTGAATTTACAAGCCCTGAAAATGGTGCTGAGTTAACTGAACTACCAGTAGTTTTGGAATGGAGCCAATCTCAAATTATGCCTGAAGGTACAAGCGATAATATTGAATATGTAGTTGAGTTATCAATCGAACCGACTTTCTCAAATCCGGAAACCATTGAAGAAGTTGAAGTTGGAAATCAGACATCGCTTGAAATTGATTATAACCTTCCTACTTTTACCTATTATGCAAGAGTAAAAGCAGTAAGTGGTGAACTAACAAGCCCATGGTCTGAGGTATTATCGTTTGATTTTATTTCCAACACAGAAACACCTGAAACTCCGACATTACTCTCACCTGAAAATGGTGCCGTTGATTTAGAGTATGAATCTTTAACATTTGTATGGGAATCAGATGAAGTTGGAGTAATTTTCCAGTTTAAGGTTTGGAACGATATGGAGAGTCTTGAGCTTTATGTTGGAGAAGATAAATTCTTTGAAGCTGAAAATATTCTTCAGCCGAATACAACTTATTTTTGGTCAGTAAGAGCAGACAGAGACTTTTCAGATACATCTGACTGGGCTGAGCCTTGGACATTCACAACAAAAAACCCGGCATCAGTTAAGGATTCTGAATTTAATAGTCCAAACTTAACTCTTTTGCCAAATCCTGCAATTGATGCTGTAAATATAAGTTTTACTCTTGAAACTCAGGATAAAGTAGGATTGAGAATAGTATCATTGGACGGAAGCACTTTATACAACAGCTCATTAGGGACATTGAATGCAGGACAGCATAATAACAATATTGACATAAGCGGTTTTGCAGCAGGTGCTTATTATGTTATTTTGGAAGGCTCAAAAGTTAAATATATTAAAAGCATAATTAAGCAATAA
- a CDS encoding 5-(carboxyamino)imidazole ribonucleotide synthase, producing MLKSKYNPDKTFTIGILGGGQLAKMIASAAYRLGINVAVIESHSDSPAGDMTKSDFTKGWLETNELDKFIEKSDVITLENEFIDPEILDYISQKRTVYPSPQTMRLVQDKFIQKETFKNAELEVPYFEEINSVDDVFKFGEKKGYPFVIKARKYGYDGYGNATVFNKESAEEAWNKFKTNGKNRDLMAEEFVEFSKELAVIVARNSNDEIEVYPCVETVQYRHICHEVIAPAEISEDLQNKARNLALKAVKSINGIGVFGVEMFLTKTGDVLINEIAPRPHNSGHYTIESCYTSQFENAIRAVCGLPLGSSKMITPASVMINLLGVRDGIGVPTDVSELLRHKKVFLHLYNKKQSRTGRKMGHITSLGMSQTEARAIARSAADSIVW from the coding sequence ATGCTGAAATCAAAATACAATCCTGATAAAACCTTTACAATTGGAATTCTTGGTGGTGGACAACTTGCAAAAATGATTGCTTCTGCTGCATACAGACTTGGAATTAATGTTGCTGTGATTGAGTCACATTCTGATTCTCCAGCCGGTGATATGACAAAGAGTGACTTCACAAAGGGCTGGCTCGAGACAAACGAGCTGGACAAATTTATCGAAAAATCAGACGTTATAACACTTGAGAATGAATTTATTGACCCTGAAATTTTGGATTATATTTCCCAAAAGCGAACAGTATATCCAAGTCCGCAAACTATGCGTCTTGTGCAGGATAAATTTATTCAGAAAGAAACTTTTAAGAATGCAGAGCTGGAAGTTCCTTATTTTGAAGAAATCAATTCAGTTGATGATGTTTTTAAATTTGGAGAAAAAAAAGGATACCCTTTCGTAATCAAAGCAAGAAAATACGGCTATGACGGCTATGGGAATGCTACTGTTTTCAATAAGGAAAGTGCTGAAGAGGCTTGGAATAAATTTAAAACAAACGGTAAAAATCGCGATTTGATGGCTGAGGAATTTGTTGAATTCTCAAAAGAGCTTGCTGTAATTGTAGCAAGAAATTCAAATGATGAAATAGAAGTGTATCCTTGTGTTGAGACTGTCCAATACCGTCATATTTGCCACGAGGTTATCGCACCTGCCGAAATTAGCGAAGATTTACAGAATAAAGCCCGTAACTTAGCGCTCAAAGCTGTAAAATCAATTAATGGTATCGGCGTTTTCGGAGTAGAAATGTTTCTGACCAAAACCGGTGATGTTTTAATTAATGAGATAGCACCGCGTCCTCATAATTCGGGTCATTACACAATAGAAAGTTGTTATACATCACAGTTTGAAAATGCTATCCGTGCTGTGTGCGGTTTGCCTCTTGGCTCATCAAAAATGATAACACCTGCATCAGTGATGATAAATCTTCTCGGTGTAAGAGATGGCATTGGCGTACCAACAGATGTTTCCGAACTTCTCAGACACAAAAAAGTATTTCTACATTTGTATAATAAGAAGCAATCTCGCACAGGCAGAAAAATGGGACATATTACATCTTTAGGTATGTCTCAAACCGAAGCCAGAGCTATTGCAAGAAGCGCCGCAGATTCAATTGTTTGGTAA